Sequence from the Collinsella aerofaciens ATCC 25986 genome:
GACTTGCCGTCCTGTACGACCTCGGCCTCGACGGTGTCGCCTGCCACGGCACCCTGCACAAAGACGGCCTTGCCGTTGTCGGCGTGCGCCAGCCCGTCGGCGCCGTAGGTCATCGATTCTATAGTGAGCTTCATATTCCTGCCTGTCATTCGCGTTGTTGCTCGCACCATGGTAGCAGGGAAAAGCGCCCCGCATCCGAGGCTTTCCTCAAATGCGGGGCGCTTCTACAAACTGCTTCTACAAACGACTATTTCGTCTTGCCGGTAATGAGCGTCTTAAGACCCAGGCCGATCAGGCCCAGGCCCATGCGCACGCGACCGGGGCGATGGCGCTCGATGGCCTTGGTCTTGCCGGCGGGCTTATCGCGACGGGTGCTCGTCTCGGATACGGGCTTGGTGACCTGCGGCTCGGGCTGAGGTGCAGGTGCGGGCTCGGGCTCAATGACAGTCGCCTGGACCTTCTGAACCTCGGGTGTGGTCGGCTGCGGCTTAGGAGCAGGGGTGGGCTTTGCCTCGGCGGCGGGCTCCGGAGTCGCGGTAGCGGGCTCGGGCGCTTTCTCCACGGCGGTCTCTGCGGCAGCCTCGGGCTCATTCACCGGGGGAGCTGCAACCGCTTCCGGTTTGGCAGCTGCCCCGTGTTCAACCTCGGCCTGAATGGCCTCCTCGGCCACACGTTCCTTCTCCTGCGCACGCTGCTGCGCGGCGGCCTCGGCGTTGCGATAGGCACGCTCCAGTAGAGCTTCCTGCGAGTTGAAGGGTTTCTCACCCTCTGCACGCTCCACAGGGACCCAGGTGCCGTCGCTCGTGAGGCTGCGGGCCTTCACGTTGTCCCGCAGCTGCATGCCCATGTACTCGTGTACCAGGGCGCGGCAGGTGGGGTCGAGCACAGGGAAGGCGATTTCCACGCGGTGCTCGGTGTTGCGTGTCATCATGTCTGCCGAGCTCAGGTAAATCATGTCCGAGTCCACGCCAAAAGCGTAAACACGGGCGTGCTCCAAAAAGCGCCCGACGATGGAGCGGACATGCACGTTCTCGGTCTTGCCCGGAACACCGGGCTTGAGGCACGAGATGCCGCGGATGATCATGTCTACGCGCACGCCGGCACACGATGCCTCGGCGATCTTGTCGATAACCTCGCGGTCGGTCAGCGAGTTGAGCTTAAAGAACACGCGGGCGGGCTCGCCGGCAAGGGCGCGCTGGATCTCGCGGTCAAGCCCGCGCATGATGAGCGGTTTCAGTCCGACGGGCGCCACACCCAGGAAGCGGTAGTCGCCGCGCAGGTTGCCCAGCGACAGATTGCGGAAGAACAGGTTGGCGTCCTCGCCGATGCCGGGATGGGCTGTCATGAGCATAAAGTCGCTGTAGAGTTTGGCCGTCTTCTCGTTAAAGTTGCCGGTGCCCAAAAGCGTGAGGCGCGTTAGCGCCATGCCCTCGCGATAGGTGAGCTGGCAGATCTTTGAGTGGCATTTAAAGCCCTCGGAACCATAGATGACGGTGCAGCCGGCCTCTTCCAGGCGCTCGGCCCACTCGATGTTGTTCTGCTCGTCAAAGCGGGCACGAAGTTCCATGAGCACCGTGACCTCTTTGCCGTTCTCGGCAGCATCGATCAGCGACTCGCACAGGCGGCTCTGCTTGGCCACGCGGTAGAGCGTGATGCGCAGCGAGATGCACTCGGGGTCGTAGGCGGCCTCGTGCACCAGATCCAGGAAGGGGTTCATGGCCTCGTAGGGATAAAAGAGCAGCTTGTCGTGCTGCAGCACCTGCTCGCGGATGGAGCGGGTCATGTCGATGGTGGGATTGGGCTGCGGCCTAAACGGCGTAAAGAGCAGCTCGTTGCGCAGGTGCTCGGGAATCTTGCCCTCAATGCCAAAGACGTAGCCCAGGTCGAGCGGGATATCGCAGGTAAAGACAGAGCGGCGCGAAAGCTCGAGCGCCTTGCGGATGGTCTTGAGCGTTGCCTTCTCGAGCGACCCCGAGACCGCGAGCACTACCGGCTGCAGACGCAGGCGCTTCTTGAGGATGCGCTTCATGTGCTGGCGGTAGTCCTCTTCCTCTTCGACGCCCTCGCCGTCCGGATCGATGTCGGCGTTGCGGGTGACGCGGATCAGCGCACGATCCAGCGGCTTATAGGAGCCAAAGCAGCTGTCCAGGCAGGCGAGGATGACGTCCTCGAGCAAGATGTAGGAGTAGGTGCCGGTGGGCGAGGGGATCTCGACCACGCGGTTCATCGAGGCGGGAATCTCGATAAGGCCCAGTAGGCTCTCCTCGTCGGTGGCGCCGTCCAGACCACAGGCCAGATAGAGCGCGCCGTTGCGCAGGTTGGGGAAGGGGTGGCGAGGATCGATGACCAGCGGCGAGATGACCGGCGACACGTAGGCCTGGAAGTAGCGGGTTACAAAGGTACGCTCCTCGGGCGTAAGCGAATCGATGTGGGCGCGGTGAACGCCCAAGGTGTCGAGCTTGCCCTCGATGCTCTTAAAGATGGACTCCCAACGGGTAAGGAGCCCGGGCATTTCGGCCATGACAGCATCGACCTGTTCGGAGGCGGTCATATTGCTCTTGTTGTCGACAGGTTGTTTTTTGAGCTCCGCCAGATCGGACAGGCCGCCCACGCGCACCATGAGGAACTCATCGAGGTTGGACTCGAAGATCGAGACGAACTTTAGTCGCTCGAATAACGGAACGGTTTCGTCGAAGGCTTCGTCGAGCACGCGGTTGTCAAAGCGTAGCCAGCTGAGCTCTCGGTTTTGCGTGTATGAGAAGTCGCGCGGCGGTTTGCGCAGCTTTGCGGCGGCTTGCTTCTTTTCGATTTTGCTCGGCATATGCATCTGTCCGTTCAGTCCCCACAGGGGACGGTAGCCTAACACTATTCACTATTGTCTCAATTTAGTCGACCTGTGGCACGGACGTATTGCGTGAACGGTATCTTTACCTACTTCTTACGCTGCCAAGGCATGCAACTAACTGCCCAACTCGTTTAGAAACAATCTATATCCATACTCAATTGGTGAGGATGTATGAATAAGAATGATTGCGAGCTGAATATAATCGAATCCAAATTGAATCATGAACAAACGACATATATATGCAGAAAACCGTTTTAGCTATGCAATTCCTAAACATGAAAATATTTGTGCAATCTAGCTTAATTCCTTAGAAAAAAGAACATTTACCTTTGAAAACCTGCTTTAGAGAACCGAAGTGCATCATGGGGGAATCATATGAGATATACCGTTCATCGCACTTTGCTGACCGTTCGGGGGCGAGGTGGAATTGCAGGTGGTTTTTGGATATAACTAGAGCTGTCAGCAAGCAGCGTCCCATACGGAGGGGCGCTGATACATTCGGCCAGTAAGGCCCGAAAGAAAGGTAGGAGGCCATGACGAAAGGTCTGCACGTGCCTTCCGAGATCGGCAAGCTCAGGAAGGTCTGCCTGCACCGTCCCGGCGACGAGCTCCTCAACCTGCCGCCCGACGAGCTCGAGCGACTCCTGTTCGACGACGTCCCGTTCCTGGAGGTCGCGCAGCAGGAGCACGACACCTTCGCCCAGATCCTGAGGGACCAGGGCGTGGAGGTCCTCTACCTCGAGAACCTCGTCGCCGAGGTGTTCGACCAGGTCCCCGGCGCCCGCGCCGAGTTCACCGACCAGTACATCGCCGAGGCCGGCATCCGCGGCCAGCACATGCCGCAGATCGTCCGCGAGAAGCTGGACTCCATCGAGGACAACCTCGAGTTCGTCAAGAAGACCATGGCCGGCATGACCAAGTCCGAGATCGACATGCCCCTCACGGCGTCCACGACCCTCGACTCCCTGGTCAACTCCGAGTCCGAGTCCGACCTGATCATCGACCCGATGCCCAACCTCTACTTCACCCGCGACCCGTTCGCGGTCGTCGGCGAGGGCGTCAACCTCAACCGCATGTACTCGGTCACCCGCAACCGCGAGACCCTGTACGGCAAGTACGTCTTCAAGTACCACCCCGACTACAAGGACGTCTCCCTGTACTTCCGCCGCGACTGCCAGTTCCACACCGAGGGCGGCGACGTGCTGAACATCAACGAGAAGACCCTCGCCGTCGGCATCTCCCAGCGCACCCAGGCCGCCGCGATCGACGTCATGGCCCAGAACATCTTCTGGAACTCCGACTCCAAGGTCGAGCGCATCCTGGCCTTCGACATCCCGGTCTCGCGCGCCTTCATGCACCTCGACACGGTCTTCACCCAGATCGACGTCGATAAGTTCACGATCCACCCCGCCATCATGGGCACCCTGCGCGTCTACGAGCTGACCGCCGGCAAGAACCCGGGCGACGTGAACATCCGCCTGATCGAGGACACCCTCGAGCACGTCCTGGAGGACGCCACCGGCGTCGACCAGGTCAAGCTGATCCCCTGCGGCGGCGGCGACCCGATCGCGGCCTCCCGCGAGCAGTGGAACGACGGCTCCAACACCCTGTGCGTCGAGCCCGGCAAGATCTGCGTCTACGCCCGCAACACCGTCACCAACGACGTGCTGTACAAGGAGGGCCTGGACCTTCTCGTCGTGCCCTCCGCCGAGCTCTCCCGCGGCCGCGGCGGCCCGCGCTGCATGAGCATGCCCTTCTGGCGCGAGGACCTCTAAGGTCTTTCAGGACCCGTACAGGTCATAATACATACATCTAGCTGCCATTAGATGTCTCCCATTGGGGCGGTGCGGGTTTTCGCACCGCCCCAATCTTGTATGAGGGACGTCAACACGATTGGATGACTGCTTTTGTAAGGAGCTTGGCCATGGACATCAAGACGATTGGCGTTGAGGAATGGCTCAACGTTTGGGAGAAAAGTGCCACGTGGGACATCGCCCAGTCGACGATCTCGTCGCTCACCATGGGCGAGCTGCGCGCGCTCGATGAGCAGGACGGCGCCACGTTCTACGAGCGCTTGGACCGCGAGAAGATGAACTACGGCTGGATCGAGGGCTCGCCGGAGTTTAAGGCCGTGGTTGCCAAGCTGTATCGTCGGGAGGTCAATCCCGACCACATTCTGCAGACCAATGGCTGCACGGGTGCGAACCTCAACGCCATCATGGCCGTGGTCGAGCCCGGCGACCACGTTATCGCCGAGTGGCCCACCTACGCGCCGCTCTACGAGATTCCGCGCACGCTGGGCGCCGAGGTCGAGTATTGGGAGCTTTGCGAGGAACTCGGCTGGAAGCCCGATATCGAGGAACTCAAGCGCTTGGTGCGCCCCAACACCAAGCTTATCTGCATAAACAACGCATCGAACCCCATCGGTACGGTGCTCGATACCGATATGCTCGGCCAGATTGCCGAGATCGCCCGTTCGGTGGGCGCCTACGTGCTGTGCGACGAGGTGTATCTGCCGCTCGAAAACACTGAGTCCTTTATGTCGATGGTCGACGTGTACGAGAGGGCCATTGTCACCAACTCGTTGTCGAAGACCTATTCGACGCCTGCGGCCCGCGTGGGCTGGGTCGTGGCCGACGAAGAGGTGTCCAACCGCATCCGTACCTATCGCGATTACACCATGATCTGCGGCGGCGTGTTCAACGATGCTCTGGCGACCTATGTGCTTGAGCACAAGGATAAGATTCTCGAGCGCAATCGCAAGATCGTGTTTGGCAACCGCGATATCGCGCAGGCTTGGATCGATACGCAGCATCGCGTTTCCTGGACGGCCCCGCAGGGCGTGTCCACCTCGTTTATCCAGCTGGATATTCCCGAGGATGACGAGGAGTTCTGCAGGCGCCTGCTGTCCGAGAGGGGAGTGCTGCTGGTCCCCGGTAGCCGTTTTGAGCTTCCCTGCGGCGCACGCCTGGGCTACTGCGCGAGCGAGGACGTTCTGCGCGAGGGCCTGAGGCTTTTGGGCGAGGCACTGGCGGAGTTCGATCGCTAGGATTCCGATGGTCTTCGGGGGCCTTATCCAAATTAGCCGAAGATAATCGAAAACGGACCCGTTTCCCTAGGGGAAGCGGGTCCGTTTTTCTATACCGAGAAGTCAAGTTGTTACAAATGGGGCCGTAAAGCGAGGCGGTATCCGCTGGGCCTTATACTGAGTTTCCGGTGAACGGTATCAAGCGTCTGGTAAACGGTAATTTATTTATCAGAAATGAATAGGACAAACTTTTTTCTGAATAAAAATGAAAATGGTTGAGACGCGGTGTGAACCGCTAATTCTATTCATAGCTTTATTGGAAATATGCAATTTGAGGATGGTTTAACAAAGTTTAGTTCCATTTGATTTTAGGATTAAAACGCGTTTAAGCACGTAAATACGCTTTATTAAGATGAAGTGTGCCATGCGTGAAGTATATGTGTATGCCGTTCACCCCCTATAAAAAACCGTTCGGGGGCAAGGTGGAAGTATGAGCTGATTTTGGATATAAATATGTCGTCAGCAATAACGCCTCACACGGAGGGGCGCTAACGAATCGGCCCTGACAAGGGCCCGAAAGAAAGGTAGGAGGCCATGACGAAAGGTCTGCACGTGCCTTCCGAGATCGGCAAGCTCAGGAAGGTCTGCCTGCACCGTCCCGGCGACGAGCTCCTCAACCTGCCGCCCGACGAGCTCGAGCGACTCCTGTTCGACGACGTCCCGTTCCTGGAGGTCGCACAGCAGGAGCACGACACCTTCGCCCAGATCCTGAGGGACCAGGGCGTGGAGGTCCTCTACCTCGAGAACCTCGTCGCCGAGGTGTTCGACCAGGTCCCCGGCGCCCGCGCCGAGTTCACCGACCAGTACATCGCCGAGGCCGGCATCCGCGGCCAGCACATGCCGCAGATCGTCCGCGAGAAGCTGGACTCCATCGAGGACAACCTCGAGTTCGTCAAGAAGACCATGGCCGGCATGACCAAGTCCGAGATCGACATGCCCCTCACGGCGTCCACGACCCTCGACTCCCTGGTCAACTCCGAGTCCGAGTCCGACCTGATCATCGACCCGATGCCCAACCTCTACTTCACCCGCGACCCGTTCGCGGTCGTCGGCGAGGGCGTCAACCTCAACCGCATGTACTCGGTCACCCGCAACCGCGAGACCCTGTACGGCAAGTACGTCTTCAAGTACCACCCCGACTACAAGGACGTCTCCCTGTACTTCCGCCGCGACTGCCAGTTCCACACCGAGGGCGGCGACGTGCTGAACATCAACGAGAAGACCCTCGCCGTCGGCATCTCCCAGCGCACCCAGGCCGCCGCGATCGACGTCATGGCCCAGAACATCTTCTGGAACTCCGACTCCAAGGTCGAGCGCATCCTGGCCTTCGACATCCCGGTCTCGCGCGCCTTCATGCACCTCGACACGGTCTTCACCCAGATCGACGTCGATAAGTTCACGATCCACCCCGCCATCATGGGCACCCTGCGCGTCTACGAGCTGACCGCCGGCAAGAACCCGGGCGACGTGAACATCCGCCTGATCGAGGACACCCTCGAGCACGTCCTGGAGGACGCCACCGGCGTCGACCAGGTCAAGCTGATCCCCTGCGGCGGCGGCGACCCGATCGCGGCCTCCCGCGAGCAGTGGAACGACGGCTCCAACACCCTGTGCGTCGAGCCCGGCAAGATCTGCGTCTACGCCCGCAACACCGTCACCAACGACGTGCTGTACAAGGAGGGCCTGGACCTTCTCGTCGTGCCCTCCGCCGAGCTCTCCCGCGGCCGCGGCGGCCCGCGCTGCATGAGCATGCCCTTCTGGCGCGAGGACCTCTAAGTCTTTCCGTTTCCGGTGCGGTCCCCCTACAACCGCACCGGCTTCGCCCGTTAAACGGGCACCACTAATACTTACGTAATTCATTTCTTCGAAAGGAATCAAACCATGGGTGTTAACCTTTCCGGCCGTAGCTTCCTCAAGCTTCTCGACCTCACCACCGAGGAGATCGAGTACCTGCTCAAGCTCTCCAAGAACTTCAAGGATATGAAGCGCGCTGGCGTTCCGCACCGCTATCTCGAGGGCAAGAACATCGTTCTGCTCTTCCAGAAGACCTCTACTCGTACCCGCTGCGCCTTCGAGGTCGGCGGCATGGATCTGGGCATGGGCGTCACCTACCTCGATCCGGGTTCGTCGCAGATGGGCAAGAAGGAGTCCATCGAGGACACTGCCCGCGTTCTCGGCCGCATGTATGACGGCATCGAGTTCCGTGGCTTTGCTCAGGACGACGTCGAGGAGCTCGCTGCTAAGTCCGGCGTGCCCGTGTGGAACGGCCTGACCACCGAGTGGCACCCCACCCAGATGCTCGCCGACATCCTGACCGTCCAGGAGAACTTCAACTACGACATCAAGGGCAAGACCCTCGTCTTCATGGGCGACTGCAAGAACAATGTCGCTCGCTCCCTCATGGTCGTCTGCTCCAAGCTCGGCATGAACTTCGTGGCCTGCGGCCCCGAGGAGTGCATGCCCGCTGACGACGTCATCGAGGCCTGCAAGCCCATCGCCGAGGCTAACGGCTGCACCATCAAGCTGACCACAGACGTCAAGGACGGCGTCACCGGTGCCGACGTTATCTACACCGACGTGTGGGTCTCCATGGGCGAGCCCGACGAGGTCTGGGCCGAGCGCATCGCTCAGCTCACCCCGTATCGTGTCACCTCCGAGGTCATGGCTATGGCCAACCCGGGTGCCATCTTCCTGCACTGCCTGCCCAGCTTCCACGACACCAACACCACCATTGGCGCCGAGAAGTGCGAGCAGTTCGGCATCACCGAGCAGGAGGTCACCGACGAGGTCTTCGAGAGCCCCGCTTCCAAGGTCTTCGACGAGGCCGAGAACCGCATGCACACCATCAAGGCTGTCATGTACGCCACGCTCAAGTAAGAGCATCTAGCATCTCGCTCGGGGTGTATTGCTGCACACCCCGAGCGGTTTTATCTGGTAATAATCTCGCATCAAGCGGCAGGCACGGCACGGAAGAGCCGCTTCTGGCGAGATCAGTAAATGATTTATGAAGGGGGGATGAGAACTATGACTGAGACCGCTAAGAAAAAGCGCGGTATGCCTTCATCGTTCACCATTCTTCTTGCTCTGCTGGCAATTGTCGCAGTGATTACCGTTATCGTCTCCGGCACGTCCGGCGGCGCGGTTACTGCCGCCCGTCTGAGCGATTTCTGCACCGCCCCGATTAAGGGCTTCGCTGACGCTCTGCCCGTCTGCCTCTTCGTTATGATCCTGGGCGGCTTCCTCGGTATGATGACCGAGACCGGCGCCCTGGACAACGGCATCGCCGTTCTGGTGCAGAAGCTTAAGGGCAACGAGATTATGCTCATTCCCGTGCTGATGCTCATCTTCTCCCTCGGTGGTACCACCTATGGTATGTGCGAGGAGACCGTTCCCTTCTACGCCCTGCTCGCCGCTACCATGATGGCTGCTGGCTTCGACCCCATGGTCGGTGCCGCTACCGTCCTGCTCGGCGCTGGCTGCGGCTGCCTGGGCTCCACGGTTAACCCGTTCGCCGTCGGCGCTGCCGTCGACGCTCTGACCGGCGTTGGCATTGAGGTCAACCAGTCCATCATCATCGGCCTCGGTGCCGTCCTGTGGATTGTCACTACCGCTATGTCCATCTTCTTCGTGATGAACTATGCCAAGAAGGTCAAGGCTGACAAGGGTTCCACCATCCTGTCGATGCAGGAGCTCAAGGACGCCGAAGAGGCTCACGGCAAGGCTGCTTCCGAGGTCCACAAGGAGGTCAAGCTCACCGGTCGTCAGAAGGGTGTTCTGATCGCCTTCGCCTTCACCTTCGTCGTCATGATCGTCGGCTTCATTCCGCTGGCCGACCTCAACGAGGGCGTCGCCAACTTCTTCGACGCTGGCGCTGTCTACGACGCCGACGGTAACGCCGTCGTCCAGGGCTGGTCTGCCCTGATCACCGGCCTGCCCATTGGCCAGTGGTACTTCGACGAGGCTTCCACCTGGTTCTTCCTCATGGCCGTCCTGATCGGTATCATCGGTGGCCTGTCCGAGAAGCAGATCGTTAACACCTTCATCACCGGCGCTGCCGACATGATGTCCGTTGTTCTCGTCATCGCCCTCGCCCGTGGTATCTCCGTCCTCATGGCTAACACCGGCCTCGATGTCTTCGTCCTCGACGCTGCCGCCAATGCCCTGGCTGGCCTGTCCGGCGTGATCTTCGCTCCCATGAGCTTCCTGGTCTACTTCGGCCTGTCCTTCCTGATCCCCTCGACCTCCGGTATGGCCACCGTCTCCATGCCCATCATGGGACCGCTGGCTGTTAAGCTCGGCTTCTCGCCTGAGGTCATGGTCATGATCTTCTCCGCCGCCATCGGTGTCGTGAACCTATTCACCCCGACCTCCGGCGCCATCATGGGCGGTCTCGCCCTGGCCAAGATCGAGTGGACGACCTGGCTCAAGTTTGCCCTTAAGCTCATCGTCGCGCTCTCCGTCGTCTGCGCCATCATCCTGACCGTCGCCTGCGTGTTGATCTAAGTACCCAACGGGTACCCCACGGAAACCTTGACGATCCTGTAGAGGATCACCTGGTCATCGTCTGTCCGGCGGGGTAAACCCACCGGTAGACTCCTACCTTTAGCCCCCTTCCGTTCCGTGCGCGGGAGGGGGCGACTTTTTGTTCCGCGGTTTTACCAAGCCGCGGAACCGGTCGACGCTACGCGCCGTCCAGAACGACAATTTGTCATTCAAAAGGCAAGGCATGACCAAAAGGTCTATGCCTCGCCTTTTTCATGCCAACTTGTACGTTCTGGACGGCGCTCGCTGTCCGTCCTCTGCCTGCGGCGCTTTCCATTGTTGGTGCAGAGGGCGCTTTGCCTACTCTGGCGGGCTTTCGCTGGCTTATGCTCAACCTGCGACGTATCCATTATTGATACAAAGGCCAGGTTTGTTTGAACCAAAAAGGGGAAGTTGCGGTGGAATAGTTCCTGTTTGGCCGTCTTGAGGGGTTAAACGGGAACTATTTCACCGCAACTTATCGATGGCGTGTTTGGTTGGTGCCAGTTGATTGCTTGGGCGTTGGGGAGGGTCTGCTCCGTTATAATCGCCT
This genomic interval carries:
- a CDS encoding YfcC family protein, whose translation is MRTMTETAKKKRGMPSSFTILLALLAIVAVITVIVSGTSGGAVTAARLSDFCTAPIKGFADALPVCLFVMILGGFLGMMTETGALDNGIAVLVQKLKGNEIMLIPVLMLIFSLGGTTYGMCEETVPFYALLAATMMAAGFDPMVGAATVLLGAGCGCLGSTVNPFAVGAAVDALTGVGIEVNQSIIIGLGAVLWIVTTAMSIFFVMNYAKKVKADKGSTILSMQELKDAEEAHGKAASEVHKEVKLTGRQKGVLIAFAFTFVVMIVGFIPLADLNEGVANFFDAGAVYDADGNAVVQGWSALITGLPIGQWYFDEASTWFFLMAVLIGIIGGLSEKQIVNTFITGAADMMSVVLVIALARGISVLMANTGLDVFVLDAAANALAGLSGVIFAPMSFLVYFGLSFLIPSTSGMATVSMPIMGPLAVKLGFSPEVMVMIFSAAIGVVNLFTPTSGAIMGGLALAKIEWTTWLKFALKLIVALSVVCAIILTVACVLI
- the ppk1 gene encoding polyphosphate kinase 1, producing MPSKIEKKQAAAKLRKPPRDFSYTQNRELSWLRFDNRVLDEAFDETVPLFERLKFVSIFESNLDEFLMVRVGGLSDLAELKKQPVDNKSNMTASEQVDAVMAEMPGLLTRWESIFKSIEGKLDTLGVHRAHIDSLTPEERTFVTRYFQAYVSPVISPLVIDPRHPFPNLRNGALYLACGLDGATDEESLLGLIEIPASMNRVVEIPSPTGTYSYILLEDVILACLDSCFGSYKPLDRALIRVTRNADIDPDGEGVEEEEDYRQHMKRILKKRLRLQPVVLAVSGSLEKATLKTIRKALELSRRSVFTCDIPLDLGYVFGIEGKIPEHLRNELLFTPFRPQPNPTIDMTRSIREQVLQHDKLLFYPYEAMNPFLDLVHEAAYDPECISLRITLYRVAKQSRLCESLIDAAENGKEVTVLMELRARFDEQNNIEWAERLEEAGCTVIYGSEGFKCHSKICQLTYREGMALTRLTLLGTGNFNEKTAKLYSDFMLMTAHPGIGEDANLFFRNLSLGNLRGDYRFLGVAPVGLKPLIMRGLDREIQRALAGEPARVFFKLNSLTDREVIDKIAEASCAGVRVDMIIRGISCLKPGVPGKTENVHVRSIVGRFLEHARVYAFGVDSDMIYLSSADMMTRNTEHRVEIAFPVLDPTCRALVHEYMGMQLRDNVKARSLTSDGTWVPVERAEGEKPFNSQEALLERAYRNAEAAAQQRAQEKERVAEEAIQAEVEHGAAAKPEAVAAPPVNEPEAAAETAVEKAPEPATATPEPAAEAKPTPAPKPQPTTPEVQKVQATVIEPEPAPAPQPEPQVTKPVSETSTRRDKPAGKTKAIERHRPGRVRMGLGLIGLGLKTLITGKTK
- a CDS encoding aminotransferase, translating into MDIKTIGVEEWLNVWEKSATWDIAQSTISSLTMGELRALDEQDGATFYERLDREKMNYGWIEGSPEFKAVVAKLYRREVNPDHILQTNGCTGANLNAIMAVVEPGDHVIAEWPTYAPLYEIPRTLGAEVEYWELCEELGWKPDIEELKRLVRPNTKLICINNASNPIGTVLDTDMLGQIAEIARSVGAYVLCDEVYLPLENTESFMSMVDVYERAIVTNSLSKTYSTPAARVGWVVADEEVSNRIRTYRDYTMICGGVFNDALATYVLEHKDKILERNRKIVFGNRDIAQAWIDTQHRVSWTAPQGVSTSFIQLDIPEDDEEFCRRLLSERGVLLVPGSRFELPCGARLGYCASEDVLREGLRLLGEALAEFDR
- the argF gene encoding ornithine carbamoyltransferase — protein: MGVNLSGRSFLKLLDLTTEEIEYLLKLSKNFKDMKRAGVPHRYLEGKNIVLLFQKTSTRTRCAFEVGGMDLGMGVTYLDPGSSQMGKKESIEDTARVLGRMYDGIEFRGFAQDDVEELAAKSGVPVWNGLTTEWHPTQMLADILTVQENFNYDIKGKTLVFMGDCKNNVARSLMVVCSKLGMNFVACGPEECMPADDVIEACKPIAEANGCTIKLTTDVKDGVTGADVIYTDVWVSMGEPDEVWAERIAQLTPYRVTSEVMAMANPGAIFLHCLPSFHDTNTTIGAEKCEQFGITEQEVTDEVFESPASKVFDEAENRMHTIKAVMYATLK
- the arcA gene encoding arginine deiminase, encoding MTKGLHVPSEIGKLRKVCLHRPGDELLNLPPDELERLLFDDVPFLEVAQQEHDTFAQILRDQGVEVLYLENLVAEVFDQVPGARAEFTDQYIAEAGIRGQHMPQIVREKLDSIEDNLEFVKKTMAGMTKSEIDMPLTASTTLDSLVNSESESDLIIDPMPNLYFTRDPFAVVGEGVNLNRMYSVTRNRETLYGKYVFKYHPDYKDVSLYFRRDCQFHTEGGDVLNINEKTLAVGISQRTQAAAIDVMAQNIFWNSDSKVERILAFDIPVSRAFMHLDTVFTQIDVDKFTIHPAIMGTLRVYELTAGKNPGDVNIRLIEDTLEHVLEDATGVDQVKLIPCGGGDPIAASREQWNDGSNTLCVEPGKICVYARNTVTNDVLYKEGLDLLVVPSAELSRGRGGPRCMSMPFWREDL
- the arcA gene encoding arginine deiminase, encoding MTKGLHVPSEIGKLRKVCLHRPGDELLNLPPDELERLLFDDVPFLEVAQQEHDTFAQILRDQGVEVLYLENLVAEVFDQVPGARAEFTDQYIAEAGIRGQHMPQIVREKLDSIEDNLEFVKKTMAGMTKSEIDMPLTASTTLDSLVNSESESDLIIDPMPNLYFTRDPFAVVGEGVNLNRMYSVTRNRETLYGKYVFKYHPDYKDVSLYFRRDCQFHTEGGDVLNINEKTLAVGISQRTQAAAIDVMAQNIFWNSDSKVERILAFDIPVSRAFMHLDTVFTQIDVDKFTIHPAIMGTLRVYELTAGKNPGDVNIRLIEDTLEHVLEDATGVDQVKLIPCGGGDPIAASREQWNDGSNTLCVEPGKICVYARNTVTNDVLYKEGLDLLVVPSAELSRGRGGPRCMSMPFWREDL